One Fictibacillus halophilus genomic window, GACTTTGCACGCATCATTCTACTTATACTTAATGTTTTCACTCTAATGGTTCATCCAAAAATGACTAATCATCTAGCACAAACGAACTGATCCTTAAACAAAGCTACCAACATTTCCAAGTTTTTGATCGAGCTCATACTTCTGACGTAGATGATGGCGAAAATGCATGCCGACAAGAGCTAACCACTCTTGTGCATTCAAACATCCAAAGCCTCCATGCTTCATTTTATAATTGGGGTTCATAAATTCTACTTTCCTATCTAAGTCTTTTATTCGTTGCATTAGTTCATTGAGCTCTTCTATAATGTCTTCTTTACTTTTTGTATTGTTCGGTGGGGCATCAAATTCTTCAGGCAATTTAATTTTAATGGGAGGAAATCCACCAATGTTAAATAGATATTCTCCGAACTCGGTTTTTCCCTGGTGTTCCTCATCAACAGCATTCTCACAATCTTCTACACGATCGAGATATTCATGAGCTACAACAATCAAATGGTCATACATTTGACCAACCGACCAAACTCCTTGTTCAGGTATATACCTTAGTTGATCCTGTGAATAGTTTTGTAAAAAGCTTTTGTATGTTTCAATCAACTTCAGATCACTCATACTAAGAACCTCCGTTTCAATTTAAGAAATACTTAGATGGTACATCCTTGAATTCAATAAAAAGAACACTTTTCCTCCTAAAAAAATAATCCGATTGTGGTTTGTAAATATCCCGTGTTATCCTGACTTATAATAAAAAGAAAGCGGAGATTTGAAATGAAGACTTTCACTCATTTAAAAGGCTATGCACAGAAATTAAAGAAGGATATTTGTGTTCTTTACCTTTCTTATAAAGACTCTCGAACTCCTTTATTTGCTAAAATCGTAGCCATTTGTGTGGTAGCTTATGCCTTTAGTCCAATCGATTTAATCCCAGATTTTATTCCGATTTTGGGATATCTCGATGATCTAATCCTTGTTCCGCTTGGGATTTCTCTAGCCTTAAAATTAATACCAGATCGAATCATTAAAGAGAATCGTAAAATCGCTGAACACACAAAGAAAAACGGTAAACCTAAGAATTGGTTTGTTGGTATTTTATTTATTATGATTTGGATATTGTTTGCTGTTTGGATTGGTAATCTGCTTCTTGGTTTGTTTTCATAATCCATTCGCTTGTACACTTCGCTCACTAAAAAGACACCTAAACCGATTAGGTGTCTTTTTGCTTAGATAGAAAATTAAGATAAACTTGAGTTTAATAACATCTTCTGGTTATCTATGATTAGAACTTGCACTGGCGTGTTATTCGCCATCTCTTTTCAAGAGACCCTTACAGTCCTATGCTACTTTTGAATGTCCTGTATTATTGTAAATATCAGCACATTCAATGAACACATTAAGAAGGGAATGTTTACATATGGAATTAATGCTATCTAACTTGGTTGAAGCCAAACGACAAATACAATCAACTATTCACAAACTAAAAGAAACAGTAAAAACTCTTGAAGTTAAAGAAAATCCTAATAGATATAAATCCCAGATCACCTTAGCACAAAGGCGTATCGAAGCATTTGAAATATCTGTGTTTCTTATCGAGAGAGAAATAAGTAACCTGAGTGAAAATAGCTAAAGTTCAAGTATTTCCTTTTTTAAGAGGGGAACAAAAAAAGGTACCCAATTTAGGTACCTTTTTAGTTTCTTCATTATTGGTTCGTTATTTTTTCTTATCTACCAGTACCGTTGTCTAATCTATTGCGTAATGCACAGTTTTGACTTTCTGAAACTCTTCGAACACTTTCTACTCTGTTTCGACAGAGCTTTCTCCATTCGTTATCGTTTCGATATTTGTACCAGTTACATCTGTCACACATATTTCTTTCCACGTGGCAACCACAGTGATGATGTTTTACTTTTTTGTGACAACCACATTCATGTTGTCTATGATCTTCATGCTTGTTACATCCACAAGAATGATGACCTGAATTATTTCCAATCCAACCCATAACTAACCCCCCTTTAGTTCCCGAAGGTAACCCTCCGATTATGATATTCTATGAAATACATGAGAAAGTGCTTGTACATGTATCACAAACATTCAAGATTCTGTTTCAATAAAGGCAAAAAAAAGGCGTTAATCCTTTTGGATCAACGCACCCAGTGATTTATTCAATTTAATGATTAGTATATGAATTCTTCTTTTAGTAATCCCATTACAACGGTGTCATAATATTTTCCATCTATAAACTCATCGTTTCTCAAACGTCCTTCTACTACAAATCCACATTTTTCATAGGAACGAATGGCTTGCACGTTTCCACTCCATGTTTCAAGTTTTATCCGTTGTAGATTCATCGTTTGAAATAAGTAGTGAATGAGAGTTTTCATGGCATCCGTTCCATAACCCTTGCTCCAGTATTCTTTCACACCAATACCAATCCCGACCGTACAACTTCTCGAAATGATGTTCAGTGCACTATACTGAATACCCCCAATATGTTGAGAGTTTTCTCCCTTCGTATAGATGGAAAATTTCCCGGTTTCACGCTTATCTATCCTTTTTACATCATTCTCGTAATCTGCTTCAACATTTTCTGTTGAAACATGACAATAGGCGTAAAAACCAGTACCCGCTATTAATTTAGCTGTTTCCTCATCATTTCGCCATTCAAAGATCCTCTTATAATCTTCTAGTGAAACTGGCCGCAGTTCTACTTTTTGTCCCTTAATCATAAGCGTGACCCCATCCTTTATCGCAATTGAATGAATACCTTAAGTATGAATAAACCTAAATATACTACTGAAATACTACTAATAATTAGTCCAAACTACTTTACAAACTCAATTTGTTCTAGTAACCAAGGACTCTCTCCTTCTTTTGCATAAGTGGAAAAATACTCTTTATCTTCCTCAATCAGGTTCCAAACCATTACTTCTTCAACAATAATCCTAAAAGTATCTGCTTTTCCTTCATTATTGGGATTATATGCCGCAATCCAATATTCTTTGTTGTCTTCGGAATGACCTTTATCCGTAACAATAATTATCGAAGAGGTAGAATGAGTTTCCCCACAAGAAGTTAGTGGTAATAAAGTTAATATGATGAGTAAACCTGATATCCATTTCATGTACTCCTCCAATAAATGCCCAATTATCTTTAACAATTATTCCATAACATAGATTCCATTTCCTTCTTATCGATAGTTCATTTGTGGCATAGCAAAATTCTCTATACATATATAGGTCCCACAAAAAAAGACCCGCTCAGCAGGTCCTTTATAATCATTATATGTTCTTTAAGAATTTAAATAAGGTTGGATATTGATGCTCTGGAATGTACTGATTGAAAAAATGTGTAGCAACCAAAACTAATACTATTGTGAGAACGCTAAATAAAGTAATCTCTTTCATCTATGTTATCTCCTTTTCTCTCTTCAAGTGGAATAAAACCGATTCATTCTACTTAAATGTCAGAGATAACTTGATTGATAGAGAAAAGGATTAAGAAATAAGGCTTTCTTTTGAGGGTTCTCAATAGTTGGTTTTACATCAAACTTATTCTCCACATGAACTTTTCTTACACTTTTATTCTGAAAAGTATTGAAAGCTTTTTGGACCTTATTACTCTCAATGACGTTTTTAGTCATGATTATAGAGATGTCTTCCGAAGCTGTTGAGAGTACAGTCCATTCATACTCTTGCCCAGAAGTTGAGCTTTCAGTATGAAAGTAATTCGGAACGAAAGACACTTTTAAACACAGACATAGTAAAACCAACAAAGAAAATACCCGCAATTTCTTAATCCCTCCCCTCATTCAAAACTATTTTAATTTTAGCATAATAAGGAACCTGGTAAATATATGAGATTATCAGTGGATTAATAGTGATTTATTAGGGTGAATCTATACTCTATGTAGAGCTATTCTCCTTCTCGAAGAATAGCTCATTTTCTTATTTATATCCTTCTACATTAGCTGGTTTCCCTGCCTCGACGACTTCGACTAAGTACCGGAAACAATCAGGCTGTGAACCATCTAAATCCACAAAGTCATACTTTTTAGCAAGTTCTCCGCTAGAAAAAGATTGTCCTTTTAGTTCATGTCGGTTATCATCCATCGCTAATGCTGCCACCGCTCTTCCAACAAAACGCGGTGTTTCGGATATTGCAAAATGTGGATCTTTCTCAATGCCATCCCGCCAATTTTCTTCTGTTACACCAAAGACTTCAAGCATGATCTCTGAACGCATCCAGCCTGGTGATAGTGAAACCGCTGAACATTGATACGGTGATAGTTCGTGTGACAAAGCTTTGGCCATCCGAATAACAGACGTTTTGGCTAAATCGTAAAACATGGACACTCTATAATTGTTATCATTGTATTCTTTTGTTCCATCTGTCATTTCAATCACGAGTCCACCTTCGTTTTTAATCAACAATGGTAGCGCGTAGTGGCTTGTTATAAGATGGGTATCTACAGCGAGACGGAGCATTCTTAGCCCTTTTTCAAGTGAATGTTTCCACACTGGTGTACTCCATTCAATGAGATTCTCTCCTCCCCAAATATCGTTTACTAGAATGTCTAATCTACCTTGTTCGTTTTCAATTCGCTCTACTAAGGCTTGTACTTGTTCTGCAATAAGATGATCGACTTTAACTGGGATTCCAATGCCACCAAGTTCGTTTACTAATTCTGCCGTTTCCTCAATGGTTTCTGGTCGGTTGTATTCTGATACTTCCTTACGTGTTGTTCTACCAGTAATATATACGGTTGCTCCTGCTGCTCCCAACTCCATTGCAATCCCGCGTCCAGCACCTCGTGTTCCTCCAGCTACAAGTGCGATCTTTCCTTGTAAAGGTTTCATTTGCATTCACTCCTTTTTTGATTTATCTTTATTTTAGCCTTTAAAGTTGACATCCAATGTCATATTAAAAGTTAGGAGTAAACATATGAGAGCAGACCGTTTAATCAGCATCTTATTGCTGCTTCAGAATCATGGAAAGATGACAACAAAAGCGTTAGCTCAAGAATTAGAAGTCACAGAGCGAACCATCCATCGTGACATGGAAGCTTTAAGTGTCGCAGGAATTCCAGTGCTAGCCGAGCGTGGCAAACACGGCGGATGGCGGCTCGTTGATCAGTACAGAACACGATTGACTGGATTAAAAGACAGCGAGCTAAAAACTTTGTTTCTTTCCCCTTCTTTTCAGCTTTTAAGTGATCTAGGGATTACAAAAGATTGGAAAGAAGCCCGACAAAAGCTGTTAGCTGCTCTCCCAAACACACTTCAATCACAAGCTGATCACCTTTGGAATCGCATTCATATTGATACCGATCCATGGAAGCAATCCAGTCAAGAAATTACCGCATTGAGCTTGCTACAACAAGCTCTATGGGAAGAACGAAAAATACGTATTACATACGAAAAAGCAAACAAGGAAACATCTGAGAGAATAGTAGAACCATTAGGACTCGTGGCAAAAGGTCGTACATGGTACCTGATTGCGGTAGCTAATAAAGATATAAAAAATTTCAGGGTATCTCGAATAAAGTATGTAGAATTAACGAATGACTTATTTGCCCGGCCAACTAATTTTCAACTAGCGGATTATTGGACAGAATCGAAACAAAATTTTGTTCAAAGTTTACCTGTATTCGAAGTAGATGTTGAAGCATCTCCAGCTATTATTCAACGGTTATCCTTTAGCGGACGCTTTGCACAAGTTGTGAGTAAGGGTTCACCAAATGAAAACGGATGGTTTCCCGTAAAACTTAC contains:
- a CDS encoding DinB family protein encodes the protein MSDLKLIETYKSFLQNYSQDQLRYIPEQGVWSVGQMYDHLIVVAHEYLDRVEDCENAVDEEHQGKTEFGEYLFNIGGFPPIKIKLPEEFDAPPNNTKSKEDIIEELNELMQRIKDLDRKVEFMNPNYKMKHGGFGCLNAQEWLALVGMHFRHHLRQKYELDQKLGNVGSFV
- a CDS encoding YkvA family protein yields the protein MKTFTHLKGYAQKLKKDICVLYLSYKDSRTPLFAKIVAICVVAYAFSPIDLIPDFIPILGYLDDLILVPLGISLALKLIPDRIIKENRKIAEHTKKNGKPKNWFVGILFIMIWILFAVWIGNLLLGLFS
- a CDS encoding GNAT family N-acetyltransferase encodes the protein MIKGQKVELRPVSLEDYKRIFEWRNDEETAKLIAGTGFYAYCHVSTENVEADYENDVKRIDKRETGKFSIYTKGENSQHIGGIQYSALNIISRSCTVGIGIGVKEYWSKGYGTDAMKTLIHYLFQTMNLQRIKLETWSGNVQAIRSYEKCGFVVEGRLRNDEFIDGKYYDTVVMGLLKEEFIY
- a CDS encoding SDR family oxidoreductase, whose translation is MKPLQGKIALVAGGTRGAGRGIAMELGAAGATVYITGRTTRKEVSEYNRPETIEETAELVNELGGIGIPVKVDHLIAEQVQALVERIENEQGRLDILVNDIWGGENLIEWSTPVWKHSLEKGLRMLRLAVDTHLITSHYALPLLIKNEGGLVIEMTDGTKEYNDNNYRVSMFYDLAKTSVIRMAKALSHELSPYQCSAVSLSPGWMRSEIMLEVFGVTEENWRDGIEKDPHFAISETPRFVGRAVAALAMDDNRHELKGQSFSSGELAKKYDFVDLDGSQPDCFRYLVEVVEAGKPANVEGYK
- a CDS encoding helix-turn-helix transcriptional regulator is translated as MRADRLISILLLLQNHGKMTTKALAQELEVTERTIHRDMEALSVAGIPVLAERGKHGGWRLVDQYRTRLTGLKDSELKTLFLSPSFQLLSDLGITKDWKEARQKLLAALPNTLQSQADHLWNRIHIDTDPWKQSSQEITALSLLQQALWEERKIRITYEKANKETSERIVEPLGLVAKGRTWYLIAVANKDIKNFRVSRIKYVELTNDLFARPTNFQLADYWTESKQNFVQSLPVFEVDVEASPAIIQRLSFSGRFAQVVSKGSPNENGWFPVKLTFDTKQEAASYIIGFGDQMKIISPSSLIDSVKRIGESVLSLYK